A stretch of Triticum aestivum cultivar Chinese Spring chromosome 1D, IWGSC CS RefSeq v2.1, whole genome shotgun sequence DNA encodes these proteins:
- the LOC123174755 gene encoding transcription initiation factor IIB, with translation MEPSMVAEARAAHPDGGRVTAAAVVGCICLDHVACTECDRILGIPFLAIDARPPSPRRASTTPGSGSRPVPMARIGVGLRLGIGPGTGGDEALAERFDASISGMTERLGLAPAVRDRAEEVFRKMEAARAWPRGPGWGKGRSRRDKGRLYAACLSIACRNEGSPRSLRELALAMADGSAAARKEIAKLIAHIRKRLGEEEAGLATGVGAVPVYGYLRRFGPLLRLGDREAAAAWEAARRLEEGVLDVRHNAEAVAAAVVCMAMERAGARRHIREVATATGIPYTTVYLVCRKLRSHAALLFD, from the coding sequence ATGGAACCCAGCATGGTAGCAGAGGCGCGCGCCGCCCACCCGGACGGCGGGCGCgtcacggcggcggcggtggtcggctgCATCTGCCTCGACCACGTCGCGTGCACCGAGTGCGATCGCATCCTCGGCATCCCATTCCTCGCGATCGACGCACGCCCCCCGTCCCCACGGCGCGCGTCGACGACGCCGGGCTCAGGCTCGCGGCCCGTCCCCATGGCGCGCATCGGCGTCGGGCTGAGGCTCGGGATCGGGCCGGGCACAGGCGGAGACGAGGCCCTGGCAGAGCGGTTCGACGCGTCCATCTCCGGCATGACGGAGCGGCTCGGTCTCGCGCCCGCCGTCAGGGATCGGGCCGAGGAGGTGTTCAGGAAGATGGAGGCGGCCAGGGCGTGGCCGCGCGGGCCGGGCTGGGGCAAGGGCCGGTCCCGCCGGGACAAGGGCAGGCTCTACGCGGCCTGCCTCTCCATCGCGTGCCGCAACGAGGGCTCGCCGCGGTCGCTGAGGGAGCTGGCCCTGGCGATGGCGGacggcagcgcggcggcgaggaaggagaTCGCCAAGCTGATCGCGCACATCAGGAAGCGCctgggcgaggaggaggccgggctgGCGACGGGCGTCGGCGCGGTCCCCGTCTACGGCTACCTGCGCCGCTTCGGGCCGCTGCTCAGGCTGGGGgaccgggaggcggcggcggcgtgggaggccGCGCGGAGGCTGGAGGAGGGCGTCCTCGACGTGCGGCACAACGCGGAGGCCGTCGCGGCCGCCGTCGTCTGCATGGCCATGGAGCGCGCCGGCGCCAGGAGGCACATCAGGGAAGTGGCGACGGCCACCGGCATCCCCTATACCACCGTCTACCTCGTGTGCAGGAAGCTGCGCTCCCACGCCGCGCTGCTCTTCGACTGA